The Verrucomicrobium spinosum DSM 4136 = JCM 18804 DNA segment GAACGAAGGCTACGGCAAAGACTTCCGTGCCTGGATGGAAAAGCTGGTGGGCATGCTCTACACCGGTACTCAGGAGCTGGTGAAGGCGGGAATCGCCGGACCGGATGGCGGCCAGCAGTTCGCCCAGTTTGAATCCACCTTCCTCCCCGTGCTGCTGAAGGCCTATGAGGCGGACAAAAACATGGACGACAACGGCATGGGCAGTGAACTGGCCGTGATCCTGGACGTGAACGGCAAGATGCCTGAACTGCCCGGCCTGCCGCCGGAGTCCAAGGGTTCGAAGTTCCCCCGCATCACCACGGTGGGTGCGGTGAAGGACCGGGAAGTGCTGGGCAAGGGCTGGACGACGATCAGTGACTCCATCAACGGGTTGATCCCGTCGGAGCCCGGCGCCCCCTCGCTCTTCAAGCTGGGCGATCCCATCACCTCCGAGAAAAACGGTGTCACCACCTACTTCTACGGGCTGCCCTTCCTGAGCGGAGATCTCCTGCCCGTGGCGAGTGTGAATGACAAGGTCCTGCTCCTCAGTACCTCGAAAGAGGCGGCGGAGTCCTTTGCGGGCGACCTGAACCAGCCAGCGACAAGGACGGTGGACGGTTGCGTGTGGAAGCTGGATGTGGGTGCCCTGGCCGACTATCTGGCGGTGGCCTCCACGCTCTCTCCCACCCAGACCCCGGAGAAGGCCAAGGAACTCAAGGAAAACCTCAAGTGGGTGAAGCCCTTTGGAGCGCTGGACGGCAGGATCTTTGAAGAGAATGGTGTGACCCGGAACTCCCTGCATTGGGCGATTTCCGACGTTGTTTCCTTCGACTGATCTCTGTTTCTCCCCATCTCAAGCGCCGCAATGTCCGCGAACCGTCTCTACTCGGCCTTTGATACCGAGCATCCCAAGCCCCGGCATACTTCAGGCCAGGACCACCGGACGCCGTTTCAAATCGACCGGGACCGGATACTGCACAGTTCCGCATTGCGGCGCCTTCAGGGAAAGACCCAGGTGTTTTACTCCTTTCTGGGTGGGGAGTACGATTTCTACCGCACGCGCCTCACCCACAGCCTGGAGGTGGCCCAGATTGGACGCTCCATCTGTGGCTGGCTCAGCAAGTCGAGCGACCTGCTGAGAGACGGGGAGAGCGTGGATGCGGACCTCGTGGAGGCTGCCTGCCTGGCGCATGACCTTGGGCATCCGCCCTTTGGCCACACGGGAGAGCGGGCTCTGCATGATCTCATGGCCCCGTATGGAGGGTTCGAGGGAAATGCCCAAACGCTGCGCCAGCTTACGGTGACCCTCTTTGCCGAGAGCCGCGATGGCATCAACCCCACCCGGGCGCTGCTGGATGGAGTGCTCAAGTACAAGACCCTGCAGGTGGAGACACCGGAGGCGGCCAATCACTATCTCTACAACGACCAGGAGACCTATCTGGATTTCGTCCTCGGTTCGCAGGCCTTTCCCGCTGAGCTGACCCCGGGCAAGGAGCGCAATGGATTCCGCTCCCTGGAGTGCCAGATCATGGACTGGGCGGATGACACAGCATATTCCATCAATGACCTGGCCGACGCCATCCAGGCGGGATTCATCACGCCGGTCAAACTGGAGGCCTGGGCCACCCAGGGGGTTCTCTCAGATGCGGAAGCCGCTCATGTGGACTTCCTGCTCAAGGCCATGCGTGACGGCAAGGTGGAGGCGCGTCTGGGGCGGAGCATCGGCGAGCACATCCGCGCCTGTCGCCTGGAGGAGCGGGGTAATTTCCTCAGTGCCAGCACGCGTCGCTATCATTTTGGTCTGGTGGTGGAGCCTGACATTGCCGCCCGCGCCCGCGTGAACAAGCGCATCGCCAAGGAACTGGTGTTCGACACTCCGCAGCTTCAGCAGCTGGACTTCAAGGCTGCCAGCGTGATCGAGCGGCTCTTCAATGCGTTGAGAGATCATTACATCGAACCCGCGCCGGGGCGTCGCTCCCTGCATTTGCTGCCAGAGCCCGTGGCAAAGGCCATCAAGGCCGAGCCGGAGAAAGAGCAGCGCGCCCGTCTGGTGTGTGACTGGATCGCGAATCTTACAGACCGCAGCGCCTTCCGCGTACACCAGCGCCTGTTTGACACGAGCGCCGGGGCATTGGAGGATTTGTTGTAGAGAGACAGAAGACTGGAAGACAGAAGACGCAAGACATGAGTTCACGCACGGCTGGATGTGCTGGGCGGGCTCACCAGAAGAAGGGGACATTCTTGTTCCGGTCCGATCCAAGTGCCAGGTCGGGTGAATTCTCGCGCCCAGTCGAAGCTCGTAGCTGCACTTGTGAAAGTGCGGAAGGGTGGCGCGGCCTTGCGGGGTGAGCGGTGTGTGGTGGGTGGCGAGCGGCCTGATCGCGTTCTTACGAACCCAGCCACGACTGAGCGGCTTCCCGCAGGTAGCTCGTAGCTGCACTTGTGAAAGTGCGGAAAGGTGGCGCGGCCTTGCGGGGTGAGCTGTGTGTGGTGGGTGGCGAGCGGCCTGAT contains these protein-coding regions:
- the dgt gene encoding dGTP triphosphohydrolase; protein product: MSANRLYSAFDTEHPKPRHTSGQDHRTPFQIDRDRILHSSALRRLQGKTQVFYSFLGGEYDFYRTRLTHSLEVAQIGRSICGWLSKSSDLLRDGESVDADLVEAACLAHDLGHPPFGHTGERALHDLMAPYGGFEGNAQTLRQLTVTLFAESRDGINPTRALLDGVLKYKTLQVETPEAANHYLYNDQETYLDFVLGSQAFPAELTPGKERNGFRSLECQIMDWADDTAYSINDLADAIQAGFITPVKLEAWATQGVLSDAEAAHVDFLLKAMRDGKVEARLGRSIGEHIRACRLEERGNFLSASTRRYHFGLVVEPDIAARARVNKRIAKELVFDTPQLQQLDFKAASVIERLFNALRDHYIEPAPGRRSLHLLPEPVAKAIKAEPEKEQRARLVCDWIANLTDRSAFRVHQRLFDTSAGALEDLL